A region from the Paraburkholderia youngii genome encodes:
- a CDS encoding FadR/GntR family transcriptional regulator has translation MCENLGLHGRSTGQSTLQTHNQRPEEEKRLMSYTPIVPPTRFRLSDAICQQLEQLIVDGKLRGGESLPSERDLAQQLNVSRPSLREALLRLEGSKLLRAKTGGGYVIADPSAPLIAEPLAHLMARHRKAAGDILEMRGGLEAIAAELAAVRATKSDIKKIKSALDALDAAFQQDNPYAVVPGQPSLPLLDATFHLQIAEATHNIVLIHVMHGLHNLVQRSIEETYSAFEKHDADLSHLINQHRRIYDAIQQHDPVAARNALVTHLSFIRENATR, from the coding sequence TTGTGTGAGAATCTTGGACTACACGGCCGTAGTACCGGTCAGTCAACGCTGCAGACTCACAACCAAAGGCCAGAAGAGGAAAAGAGGCTCATGTCTTACACCCCTATTGTTCCCCCGACGCGGTTCCGGCTGTCCGATGCCATCTGCCAGCAGCTCGAACAGCTGATCGTCGACGGCAAACTGCGCGGGGGAGAATCACTGCCTTCGGAGCGCGATCTCGCGCAGCAGCTCAATGTCTCACGACCGTCGTTGCGCGAAGCGCTGCTGCGACTCGAAGGCAGCAAGCTGCTCCGGGCGAAAACGGGGGGCGGCTACGTGATCGCCGACCCGAGCGCCCCGCTGATCGCGGAGCCTCTCGCCCATCTGATGGCGCGCCACCGCAAGGCGGCCGGTGACATTCTCGAGATGCGGGGCGGCCTGGAAGCCATTGCCGCCGAACTGGCTGCGGTGCGGGCCACGAAGTCCGACATCAAGAAAATCAAGTCGGCGCTAGACGCACTGGACGCCGCTTTTCAGCAGGACAATCCCTACGCCGTCGTGCCGGGCCAGCCTTCCCTGCCTTTACTCGATGCGACGTTTCACCTTCAGATTGCAGAGGCGACACACAACATCGTGCTCATTCATGTGATGCACGGACTGCACAACCTCGTGCAGCGATCCATCGAGGAAACCTATTCAGCTTTCGAAAAGCACGATGCGGATCTCTCCCATCTGATCAACCAGCATCGGCGCATCTACGACGCAATCCAGCAGCACGATCCCGTCGCCGCGCGCAACGCCTTGGTCACGCACCTGTCGTTCATCCGTGAGAACGCCACCCGCTAG
- the glcD gene encoding glycolate oxidase subunit GlcD yields MSYRYDEKIDGPLPLIDKAALVVGLRTAVPHMELLHAREDLRPFECDGLAAYRCTPQVVALPDSVEQVEALLKYAHRHGVPVVARGAGTGLSGGAMPLERGILLVMARFNRILDIDVAALTARVQPGVRNLAISQAAAPHGLYYAPDPSSQIACSIGGNVAENAGGVHCLKYGLTVHNIVKVEVLTIEGERLTLGADSLDAPGFDLLALFTGSEGMLGIVTEVTVRLLPKVQAAKVLLASFDDVARAGAAVAKIIGEGIIPGGLEMMDNLSIRAAEDFVKAGYPVDAEAILLCELDGVQSDVDEDVAHVDAILREAGATDVRHARDESERLKFWAGRKNAFPAVGRISPDYYCMDGTIPRRELPRVLQGIADLSAEFGLRVANVFHAGDGNMHPLILFDANVPGEMDRAEALGGRILELCVAVGGSITGEHGVGREKINQMCSQFNHDELRFFHAVKTAFDSNGLLNPGKNIPTLHRCAEFGAMHVHFGRLPFPELERF; encoded by the coding sequence ATGAGCTACCGGTACGACGAAAAGATTGACGGCCCGCTGCCGTTGATCGATAAGGCGGCCCTCGTGGTTGGACTGCGCACTGCGGTTCCTCACATGGAGTTGCTGCATGCGCGCGAGGATCTCAGGCCCTTTGAATGCGACGGACTTGCAGCCTATCGTTGCACCCCGCAGGTTGTTGCGCTGCCTGACAGCGTGGAGCAGGTCGAGGCGCTCCTGAAGTACGCACACCGGCACGGGGTTCCCGTCGTTGCGCGCGGAGCTGGCACAGGCCTTTCCGGTGGCGCGATGCCACTCGAGCGGGGCATCCTGCTCGTGATGGCGCGATTCAATCGGATTCTCGACATCGACGTCGCGGCGCTCACTGCGCGGGTGCAGCCCGGAGTGCGCAATCTCGCCATTTCGCAGGCAGCTGCTCCGCACGGGCTCTACTACGCGCCCGATCCATCGTCACAGATCGCGTGTTCGATCGGCGGAAACGTCGCGGAAAACGCCGGCGGCGTCCACTGCCTGAAATACGGCCTGACCGTCCATAACATCGTGAAGGTCGAAGTGCTGACCATCGAAGGAGAGCGCCTCACACTCGGTGCCGACTCACTCGACGCGCCGGGCTTCGACCTGCTCGCTCTATTCACCGGCTCGGAGGGCATGCTCGGCATTGTCACCGAAGTGACCGTCAGACTCTTGCCAAAGGTTCAGGCCGCGAAGGTCCTGCTCGCGAGCTTCGACGACGTCGCCCGCGCCGGCGCGGCAGTCGCGAAGATCATTGGCGAAGGGATCATCCCTGGTGGCCTCGAGATGATGGACAACCTCTCGATCCGAGCCGCCGAAGACTTTGTGAAGGCGGGATACCCGGTCGACGCCGAGGCGATCCTGCTCTGTGAACTGGACGGGGTACAAAGCGACGTCGATGAGGACGTTGCCCACGTCGATGCGATCCTGCGCGAAGCCGGAGCCACCGATGTGCGGCATGCGCGCGACGAGAGCGAGCGTCTGAAGTTCTGGGCTGGGCGTAAAAACGCATTTCCGGCGGTGGGACGTATTTCGCCAGACTACTACTGCATGGATGGCACGATTCCTCGCCGCGAATTGCCGCGCGTGCTGCAGGGTATCGCCGATCTTTCTGCTGAATTTGGCTTGCGCGTTGCCAACGTTTTTCATGCAGGCGACGGCAACATGCATCCGCTCATTCTCTTCGATGCAAACGTACCCGGGGAAATGGACCGCGCGGAAGCGCTTGGTGGCCGAATTCTCGAATTGTGCGTGGCTGTCGGTGGCAGCATCACGGGAGAGCACGGCGTCGGGCGCGAGAAGATCAACCAGATGTGCTCGCAGTTCAACCACGACGAGCTGCGGTTCTTCCACGCGGTAAAGACCGCATTCGATTCCAATGGTCTGCTTAACCCGGGTAAGAACATCCCGACGTTGCATCGCTGTGCCGAGTTCGGCGCCATGCACGTGCATTTCGGCAGGTTACCGTTTCCCGAACTGGAGCGATTCTGA
- the glcF gene encoding glycolate oxidase subunit GlcF codes for MQTNLSTEAKTLARADEAESILRSCVHCGFCNATCPTYQLLGNELDGPRGRIYLIKQVLEGEPVSETTQLHLDRCLSCRNCETTCPSGVKYHTLLDIGRAEVERRVARPAKERLLRDGLRQLIPRASLFATALKAGRALKPLMPEALRQKIPGPQVKAKARPAVRHARRMLLVEGCVQPSLSPNTNAAAARVLDRLGISVTAVAQAGCCGATDYHLGAHETGLNRARRNIDAWWPAITAGAEAIVVPASGCGAYVKEYGDMLKHDQVYAQRARHVSSLARDLSEVLSAEPLETLTRQVGHGPSRIAFHCPCTLQHAQKLGGAVEAVLRRLGFDLSAVADAHLCCGSAGTYSITQPELARRLRDNKLAALEAGGPDAIVTANIGCQTHLNSAGRKQVQHWIELVEEGLDQSA; via the coding sequence ATGCAAACGAACCTCAGTACCGAAGCAAAGACGCTCGCGCGCGCCGATGAAGCAGAGTCGATTCTGCGCTCCTGCGTGCACTGCGGCTTTTGCAATGCAACCTGTCCGACGTACCAGTTGCTTGGCAACGAGCTCGACGGTCCACGCGGAAGGATCTATTTGATCAAGCAGGTGCTCGAAGGCGAGCCCGTCAGCGAGACCACACAACTGCATCTGGATCGCTGCCTCAGTTGCCGCAACTGCGAGACGACGTGTCCGTCGGGCGTGAAGTATCACACGCTGCTCGATATCGGGCGGGCGGAAGTCGAGCGGCGCGTCGCTCGGCCCGCGAAGGAACGCCTGTTACGTGACGGGCTGCGGCAGCTGATACCCCGGGCCTCGCTGTTTGCGACCGCGCTCAAAGCGGGGCGTGCGCTCAAACCGCTGATGCCGGAAGCGCTGCGGCAGAAGATTCCGGGACCTCAGGTGAAGGCGAAAGCGCGTCCGGCAGTTCGCCATGCGAGGCGCATGCTTTTGGTTGAAGGTTGCGTGCAGCCGTCGCTTTCGCCGAACACGAACGCTGCGGCCGCCCGTGTACTCGACAGGCTGGGCATTAGTGTGACTGCGGTTGCGCAGGCCGGCTGCTGTGGTGCGACCGACTATCACCTTGGCGCGCACGAAACGGGGCTGAACCGGGCGCGCCGCAATATCGACGCCTGGTGGCCCGCGATCACGGCCGGCGCCGAAGCGATCGTAGTGCCGGCAAGCGGCTGCGGTGCATACGTCAAGGAATACGGGGACATGCTCAAGCACGATCAGGTCTACGCGCAGAGGGCTCGGCACGTGAGTTCTCTCGCACGCGACCTGTCCGAAGTGCTGAGTGCCGAGCCGCTCGAGACTCTCACTCGGCAGGTAGGACACGGACCGAGTCGTATCGCGTTTCATTGCCCCTGCACGCTCCAGCATGCGCAGAAGCTTGGAGGGGCGGTCGAAGCAGTGCTGCGTCGGCTGGGCTTCGATCTCTCCGCTGTCGCGGATGCGCATCTTTGTTGCGGATCGGCCGGCACGTACTCGATCACCCAGCCGGAACTGGCACGCAGACTGCGCGACAACAAGCTCGCCGCTCTCGAAGCGGGCGGCCCGGACGCGATCGTGACCGCGAATATCGGATGCCAGACCCACCTTAATAGCGCGGGCCGCAAGCAAGTGCAACACTGGATAGAACTGGTGGAAGAGGGCTTGGATCAGTCCGCCTGA
- a CDS encoding L-lactate permease: MNPATALPSGAVFAQPLTPVAHSLLLSFLVAAVPIGVALVMLGVLRRPAWQASIAGLICGFAIAVGIWGMPVGLALNAVAAGMALALMPVMWIVFTALLLYNIAVKSGRFDEFRQWMLDHLPDDRRLVLLVVAFSFGCLLEGISGFGTPVAITSALLVGLGFPALEALSFTLIFNTAPVAFGALGVPITVLGAVTSLHAGTLGAMVGRQLPFFAFLLPFYVISIYGGVRSIPKLWPALVVSGGSFALTQFVTSNYLGYQLTDVLSSLTSLILTIGFLKVWRPQRDPAFAMSRPGTYAHGTERPGYGGWMPWIVVSVVVIVWVHAQIASIGEAKVQWPGLHNGVFVTLYHKPYAAVWDVQPLGTGTAILVAAIITGLWTRVGIAGFFGCVAKTWRQTRIAIATVMMIVGLAYLLNYSGMSYTLGMGVASTGVLFPLVSASLGWVAVFLSGSDTSGNALFGNLQVVAAKQLDLSPVLMAATNSSGGVMGKMISPQNIATGVSTTELKGQEGVVFARTFGHSILLTLLLGVLVLLQQHVLTWMIPALPH; encoded by the coding sequence ATGAATCCGGCAACGGCATTACCCTCGGGTGCGGTCTTCGCACAACCTCTCACGCCAGTGGCGCACTCGCTACTCTTGTCGTTTCTGGTTGCGGCCGTCCCGATCGGGGTTGCGCTCGTCATGCTGGGTGTACTCCGGCGCCCAGCGTGGCAGGCCTCGATCGCGGGCCTGATCTGCGGGTTCGCGATTGCCGTCGGTATCTGGGGCATGCCCGTCGGGCTCGCGCTTAACGCGGTCGCGGCCGGCATGGCGCTCGCCCTGATGCCTGTGATGTGGATCGTCTTCACCGCGCTCCTGCTTTACAACATTGCCGTGAAGTCGGGCCGCTTCGACGAGTTCCGTCAGTGGATGCTCGATCATCTGCCCGACGACAGGCGCCTTGTGCTGCTCGTCGTCGCGTTCTCGTTCGGTTGCTTGCTCGAAGGGATCTCTGGATTCGGCACTCCCGTGGCGATTACCAGTGCACTGCTTGTGGGCCTTGGCTTCCCCGCACTTGAGGCACTCAGCTTCACCCTCATCTTCAACACTGCACCGGTGGCTTTCGGCGCACTCGGAGTGCCGATAACGGTGCTCGGTGCGGTGACATCGCTTCACGCCGGAACGCTCGGTGCGATGGTGGGGCGGCAATTGCCGTTCTTCGCGTTCCTGCTGCCGTTCTACGTGATCTCGATCTATGGCGGCGTACGCTCGATCCCGAAACTGTGGCCCGCGCTCGTCGTCTCGGGCGGCAGCTTCGCGCTTACACAGTTTGTAACGTCCAACTACCTGGGATACCAGTTGACTGACGTGCTGTCGTCGCTCACGTCGCTAATTTTGACCATTGGGTTCCTCAAGGTCTGGCGGCCGCAGCGCGACCCTGCTTTTGCGATGTCGCGTCCAGGGACGTATGCACACGGCACCGAGCGCCCCGGCTACGGCGGCTGGATGCCGTGGATCGTCGTATCGGTCGTGGTGATCGTCTGGGTGCACGCGCAGATTGCGTCGATCGGCGAGGCAAAGGTGCAATGGCCGGGCTTGCACAATGGCGTGTTCGTAACGCTGTATCACAAGCCCTACGCTGCGGTGTGGGACGTGCAGCCGCTCGGTACCGGCACGGCGATTCTGGTCGCCGCCATTATTACGGGCCTGTGGACCCGCGTCGGTATCGCCGGCTTTTTTGGCTGCGTGGCGAAGACCTGGAGGCAGACCCGCATCGCTATCGCAACCGTGATGATGATCGTCGGCCTTGCCTATCTGCTCAACTATTCGGGCATGAGCTATACGTTAGGGATGGGCGTCGCATCTACCGGTGTGCTGTTTCCGCTGGTATCGGCGTCGCTAGGGTGGGTGGCGGTGTTCCTCTCCGGCAGCGACACATCGGGTAACGCGCTATTTGGCAATCTGCAGGTTGTGGCGGCGAAACAGCTTGACCTTAGCCCGGTTCTGATGGCGGCAACCAACTCATCGGGCGGCGTCATGGGCAAGATGATCTCGCCGCAGAACATCGCGACGGGCGTGTCGACGACCGAGCTAAAAGGTCAGGAAGGAGTTGTGTTCGCGCGGACCTTCGGGCACAGCATACTGTTGACGCTGTTGCTCGGCGTCCTCGTCCTTCTGCAACAGCACGTCCTTACATGGATGATTCCCGCGCTGCCACACTGA
- the glcE gene encoding glycolate oxidase subunit GlcE yields MRQDSQAHDHSAVLIEQVCEAIAARAPLFIRGGGSKPFPGRQVDAAPIDTRAHRGIVNYDPTELVITVRAGTPVSELDDVLDDSGQMLPCEVASFGGAATVGGMVASGLAGPRRPWVGSVRDFVLGCRLITGQGRHLRFGGEVMKNVAGYDVSRLVTGSFGCLGLLTEVSLKVLPKPRATRHIEVDMPAAAALTQLAAWRWAGLPIAGACHDGATLHLRLEGGVESVRGAHARIGGAGTDSTFWRALREQRLSFFDDARPLWRLSVPPTAPLIELPGPCLIDWGGAQRWLKSDASAKVVRELAQRLGGHATGFSAVASGEAFHPLPAALMRYHRALKQQLDPYAIFNPGRLYADF; encoded by the coding sequence ATGCGACAAGACTCTCAAGCTCACGACCACAGCGCAGTGCTGATCGAGCAGGTTTGCGAGGCCATCGCAGCGAGAGCGCCGCTTTTCATTCGCGGTGGAGGAAGCAAACCGTTTCCGGGCCGGCAAGTCGATGCGGCGCCGATCGACACGCGGGCGCATCGTGGCATCGTGAACTATGATCCGACCGAACTCGTCATCACGGTGCGTGCGGGTACGCCAGTCAGCGAACTCGATGACGTGCTCGACGACTCTGGCCAGATGCTGCCGTGCGAGGTCGCGAGCTTCGGCGGGGCCGCGACCGTTGGTGGCATGGTCGCGAGCGGGCTTGCCGGACCGCGCAGACCGTGGGTAGGCTCAGTGCGCGACTTCGTGCTCGGCTGCCGCCTGATTACGGGGCAGGGACGGCATTTGCGATTCGGCGGCGAGGTAATGAAAAACGTAGCGGGCTACGATGTTTCCCGACTCGTGACGGGTAGCTTCGGGTGCCTCGGACTGTTGACCGAAGTATCGTTGAAGGTACTGCCGAAGCCGCGCGCGACGCGACATATTGAAGTCGACATGCCCGCGGCAGCGGCCTTGACCCAACTGGCCGCGTGGCGGTGGGCTGGGCTGCCGATCGCCGGCGCATGCCACGATGGCGCGACCCTCCATCTTCGTCTCGAGGGAGGCGTGGAATCCGTGCGTGGCGCGCACGCGCGCATCGGAGGCGCTGGCACCGACTCAACGTTCTGGCGCGCGCTTCGGGAGCAGCGCTTGTCTTTTTTCGACGATGCGCGCCCGCTATGGCGTCTTTCCGTGCCCCCGACGGCACCGCTCATCGAACTGCCGGGCCCCTGCCTGATCGACTGGGGCGGCGCACAGCGCTGGCTGAAGAGTGACGCGTCCGCGAAGGTGGTGCGCGAGTTGGCGCAGCGTCTTGGCGGCCATGCAACTGGATTTTCCGCCGTCGCCAGCGGCGAAGCGTTTCATCCGCTGCCCGCTGCGCTGATGCGCTATCACCGTGCGCTCAAGCAGCAGCTCGATCCATACGCGATCTTCAATCCCGGCCGCCTCTACGCGGATTTCTGA